The following are encoded in a window of Ruminiclostridium herbifermentans genomic DNA:
- the cbiB gene encoding adenosylcobinamide-phosphate synthase CbiB yields the protein MEILIAVFIGFILDLVFGDPQWLPHPVRLIGFLIAKGEKVIRKMFPESKNGEIVGGVILTLTIITFAFIVPVLILYFAGKVSPILKIAIHTIFCYQILAAKSLRTESMRVYYQLKNNDITNARKYLSWIVGRDTESLTEEGITKAAVETIAENTSDGVIAPLIFLVLGGAPLGFLYKAVNTLDSMIGYKNEKYLYFGRFVAKLDDVFNFIPAIISAYIMIGASFLTGLDYKNAYKIYRRDKRNHSSPNSAKTEAVCAGALNVLLAGDAYYFGKLVKKQTIGDNNRAIEVKDILITNRLMYVTAISAVVLMCGIRLIIII from the coding sequence ATGGAGATTTTAATTGCAGTTTTTATAGGCTTTATATTGGACTTAGTGTTTGGTGACCCGCAATGGCTACCTCATCCTGTGAGATTAATAGGGTTTTTAATTGCAAAAGGTGAAAAAGTTATTAGAAAAATGTTTCCAGAATCAAAAAATGGAGAAATAGTGGGAGGAGTAATTCTTACTTTAACTATAATAACATTTGCCTTTATTGTTCCAGTACTGATATTATATTTTGCAGGAAAAGTAAGCCCTATTTTAAAAATAGCAATACATACTATATTTTGCTATCAAATATTAGCAGCAAAGAGCCTTAGAACAGAAAGTATGAGAGTATATTATCAGCTTAAAAATAATGATATTACTAATGCAAGGAAATATTTATCCTGGATAGTTGGGAGAGACACTGAGAGTCTAACTGAAGAGGGAATTACGAAGGCTGCAGTTGAGACTATTGCAGAAAACACCTCTGACGGAGTTATTGCTCCTTTAATATTCCTTGTTTTAGGAGGTGCACCACTAGGGTTCCTATATAAAGCAGTTAATACGCTTGATTCTATGATTGGTTATAAAAACGAAAAGTATCTATATTTCGGAAGATTTGTTGCTAAACTTGATGACGTATTTAATTTTATTCCAGCTATAATCTCAGCATACATAATGATTGGAGCAAGTTTTTTAACAGGACTAGATTATAAAAATGCATATAAAATATATAGGAGGGACAAAAGAAATCATTCTAGTCCCAATAGCGCCAAAACTGAGGCTGTATGTGCAGGAGCATTGAATGTACTTCTTGCAGGTGATGCTTACTATTTTGGGAAATTGGTAAAAAAGCAAACCATAGGTGACAACAACAGAGCAATTGAAGTGAAAGATATATTGATAACAAATAGGTTAATGTATGTTACTGCAATTTCAGCAGTAGTTTTAATGTGCGGAATTCGGTTAATAATTATAATATAG
- a CDS encoding pyridoxal phosphate-dependent aminotransferase codes for MKQLTHGGDIYSKRDIPKNKKIIDFSANVNPLGMPPSVKNAIIDNIDAFSNYPDPFCRELTDEISRYESVPRETIICGNGAADIIYRITAATKPKLTLLPAPTFTEYQQAAEIVNSTIRYHYLREDKGFIIDEEILDKLSPDIDLMFLCNPNNPTGIPIEKELVLSIADRCKLNNTFLVVDECFVDFLGNSQKFSIVNELKDYSNVIVLKAFTKIYAMAGIRLGYGICYNKNVIEKIHSIGQPWSVSVIAQKCGVAALKENQYVSKTKNIIKENREYLIEQLRLLGLGVFNSEANYILFKSGNKHLQKTLEKQGILIRCCDDFIGLNDSFFRIAVKAREDNEYLINSLEKIMKNAKNKSC; via the coding sequence ATGAAGCAGCTAACCCATGGCGGAGATATTTACAGTAAGAGAGATATACCAAAAAATAAAAAAATAATAGATTTCTCTGCAAATGTTAACCCTTTAGGAATGCCTCCTTCAGTAAAAAATGCAATTATAGATAACATAGATGCTTTCAGCAATTATCCGGACCCTTTTTGCAGAGAATTAACAGATGAAATATCCAGATATGAAAGTGTACCTAGGGAGACTATTATATGTGGAAATGGTGCTGCAGATATAATTTACAGGATTACAGCAGCAACAAAACCTAAGTTAACCCTTTTACCAGCCCCTACCTTCACGGAATACCAGCAAGCAGCAGAGATAGTTAACAGTACAATAAGATATCATTATTTGAGGGAAGATAAAGGGTTTATTATTGATGAAGAAATATTAGATAAGCTATCACCAGATATTGATTTAATGTTTTTGTGTAATCCCAATAACCCTACAGGAATTCCCATAGAAAAGGAATTAGTGCTATCAATTGCTGATAGGTGCAAATTAAATAATACCTTTTTAGTGGTTGATGAGTGCTTTGTAGATTTTCTTGGCAATTCACAAAAGTTTAGTATAGTTAATGAACTTAAAGACTATAGTAATGTAATTGTTCTTAAGGCATTTACAAAAATTTATGCAATGGCAGGAATACGTTTAGGCTATGGCATATGCTACAATAAAAATGTTATTGAGAAAATTCATAGTATTGGACAACCTTGGAGTGTGTCTGTAATAGCACAAAAGTGTGGTGTGGCGGCACTTAAAGAAAACCAGTATGTTAGTAAAACTAAAAATATAATTAAAGAAAACAGGGAGTACTTAATTGAACAGCTAAGACTGCTTGGATTAGGGGTATTTAATTCAGAAGCAAATTATATACTTTTTAAGTCTGGAAATAAGCATTTACAGAAAACTTTAGAGAAGCAAGGAATACTTATTCGTTGCTGTGATGATTTCATAGGTTTAAATGACTCATTTTTTAGGATCGCAGTAAAAGCACGAGAAGATAATGAATATCTAATAAATAGCCTTGAAAAAATAATGAAAAATGCTAAAAATAAATCTTGTTAA
- the rpsF gene encoding 30S ribosomal protein S6 encodes MLKKYETIFIINPEVGEENTKALVEKFKAMIEASAQVESVDEWGKRKLAYEIKDKNEGYYVLVNFSSSPDFPAELERVYKITEGILKYIIINKD; translated from the coding sequence ATGTTAAAGAAGTATGAAACTATCTTTATTATCAATCCAGAGGTTGGAGAAGAAAACACAAAAGCTCTTGTTGAAAAGTTCAAAGCTATGATTGAGGCTTCTGCTCAAGTTGAAAGTGTTGATGAGTGGGGTAAGAGAAAGTTAGCTTATGAGATTAAAGACAAGAATGAAGGTTACTACGTGCTTGTGAATTTTTCATCAAGTCCAGATTTTCCTGCTGAACTAGAAAGAGTGTATAAAATCACTGAAGGAATTCTTAAGTATATCATAATAAATAAGGATTAA
- a CDS encoding single-stranded DNA-binding protein, whose amino-acid sequence MNKVILMGRLTKDPELRYTSGNNTAVASFTIAVNRRFAQEGQPQADFINIVAWSKTAEFCGKYFTKGQQVAVVGRIQTRTWDDNEGKRHYVTEVVADETYFADSKRSGDAAGNYGGSAQKTYSDTPAVSGDGFYPMDEDDELPF is encoded by the coding sequence ATGAACAAAGTTATTTTAATGGGTAGACTCACAAAAGACCCTGAACTTAGGTACACTAGTGGTAATAATACTGCAGTTGCAAGTTTTACAATTGCTGTAAACAGACGCTTTGCACAAGAAGGTCAGCCACAGGCTGATTTCATTAATATTGTCGCATGGAGCAAGACTGCTGAGTTTTGTGGAAAGTATTTCACAAAAGGGCAACAGGTTGCTGTTGTTGGAAGAATTCAGACTAGAACATGGGATGACAATGAAGGAAAGCGCCACTATGTTACTGAAGTAGTAGCAGATGAAACTTATTTTGCTGATAGCAAGAGAAGTGGAGATGCTGCTGGGAACTATGGCGGTTCAGCACAGAAAACTTATTCAGATACACCTGCAGTATCAGGTGATGGATTTTATCCAATGGATGAGGATGACGAATTACCATTTTAA
- the rpsR gene encoding 30S ribosomal protein S18: MPGPKKDNKRNDRDSYDKGEGKGGMRMRRAKRKVCSFCVDKATDIDYKDVAKIRKYVSEKGKILPRRISGNCAKHQRQLTTAIKRARHIALLPFTTD; the protein is encoded by the coding sequence ATGCCAGGACCTAAGAAAGATAATAAAAGAAATGATAGAGATTCTTATGATAAGGGCGAAGGAAAAGGCGGCATGAGAATGAGAAGAGCTAAAAGAAAAGTTTGCTCATTCTGTGTCGATAAAGCTACTGATATAGATTATAAAGATGTTGCAAAAATCAGAAAGTATGTTTCTGAAAAAGGAAAGATTCTTCCTAGAAGAATATCAGGAAACTGTGCAAAACATCAACGTCAGTTAACAACTGCAATAAAGAGAGCAAGACATATTGCATTGCTCCCATTTACTACAGACTAA
- a CDS encoding DUF2461 domain-containing protein, giving the protein MSFNGFTADALKFLYENRMRNEKTWYDNHKDIYKEKVYNPFVELIIELAPTMMEIDSQLITVPSKIISRVRRDTRFTKDKTMYRDNAWFVFLRDKSIMSTSPCYWFELNQRGSSYGIGYYGAQTSSMANMRDMIINNHPYFVKALKCYEAQDKFIIGGEMYKRSKFPEQPENLRTWLDRKNIYFECVQNNFNLAFSKELPDVLKKGFLQLKPIYNFLCMVEAQQIKNS; this is encoded by the coding sequence ATGAGTTTTAATGGGTTTACAGCAGACGCTCTTAAATTTCTATATGAAAATAGGATGCGCAATGAAAAAACTTGGTACGACAATCATAAAGATATTTATAAAGAAAAGGTTTATAATCCTTTCGTTGAGTTAATAATAGAATTGGCGCCAACCATGATGGAAATAGACAGTCAGTTAATAACCGTTCCGTCCAAAATTATTTCACGCGTTCGTAGAGATACTCGCTTTACTAAAGATAAAACCATGTATAGAGATAATGCTTGGTTTGTTTTCTTAAGGGACAAAAGCATTATGTCAACTTCGCCCTGCTACTGGTTTGAGCTGAACCAGCGGGGCTCAAGCTATGGAATTGGTTATTATGGCGCTCAAACAAGTTCTATGGCTAATATGCGTGATATGATAATTAATAATCATCCTTATTTTGTAAAAGCACTAAAATGCTATGAAGCCCAAGATAAATTTATAATAGGCGGAGAAATGTATAAAAGAAGTAAGTTTCCTGAACAACCAGAAAATCTAAGAACATGGCTAGACAGGAAAAATATTTACTTTGAATGTGTTCAAAACAACTTTAATTTAGCCTTTTCTAAGGAATTACCAGATGTGCTGAAAAAGGGATTCCTGCAGCTAAAGCCTATATATAATTTCCTGTGTATGGTTGAGGCTCAGCAGATTAAAAACTCCTGA
- a CDS encoding amino acid permease translates to MDKTKNNGLSEWQLTMMALGTVIGGSFFVGSSIAINAAGPSILISYIIGGILVYFILTALSEMTVANPDAGSFRTFTAQAFGRGAGFIVGWVYWTGMVIAMSSEAAAVSILIREWIPNVSIMLLGSVIIISVTLLNLLGADKLSKLESGLAVIKLLAIASFVILGLLLIIGLVPGIAQVGLGELAKEEFMPGGIKGIAGSMLIVMFAYAGFEVIGFAASECDNAKENVPKAIKYTVICLVGFYLVSVIVMLPLVATSELNENVSPMVTALNRWGIGWAGTGINFVMVTAILSTMLAAMFGLGRMIRSLADESLAPKWLIDKQEVPKRGILFSGFSMLLGLGFGMLAPKVYMFLTSSGGFALLFTYAVIMAAHIRLRKINGCPDGICQLKGYPYSSWIVLLSLIVIIFSMPFINGQASGLFAGLAMTFVYFLVYIAIKAFSAFPKNRLSINSLYKSVFLTEFSKEISPSDHKKETDDEEFKD, encoded by the coding sequence ATGGATAAAACAAAAAATAACGGACTGTCGGAATGGCAGCTTACTATGATGGCATTAGGAACCGTAATAGGTGGTTCGTTTTTTGTTGGTTCATCAATAGCTATTAATGCTGCTGGTCCTTCAATATTGATTTCATATATAATTGGAGGAATACTGGTTTATTTTATATTAACTGCATTATCTGAAATGACTGTTGCAAATCCTGATGCTGGCTCCTTTAGAACATTTACGGCTCAGGCCTTTGGAAGGGGGGCAGGTTTTATTGTAGGGTGGGTTTATTGGACAGGAATGGTTATTGCTATGTCCAGCGAAGCTGCAGCAGTATCCATACTCATAAGAGAATGGATTCCCAATGTATCAATAATGTTATTAGGAAGTGTAATTATAATTAGTGTTACGCTGCTTAATTTATTGGGTGCTGACAAATTGAGCAAGCTTGAAAGTGGATTGGCTGTAATTAAGCTTCTTGCAATAGCATCCTTTGTAATTTTAGGATTATTACTGATAATTGGGTTGGTTCCAGGAATTGCACAGGTTGGATTAGGAGAGTTAGCTAAAGAAGAATTTATGCCTGGGGGGATAAAAGGTATAGCCGGAAGTATGCTTATAGTTATGTTTGCATATGCAGGCTTTGAGGTTATTGGTTTTGCAGCATCAGAATGTGATAATGCTAAAGAGAACGTTCCAAAAGCAATAAAATATACAGTTATATGTCTAGTTGGATTTTATCTGGTTTCAGTTATAGTAATGCTGCCGTTAGTGGCTACTTCAGAGTTAAATGAAAATGTAAGTCCAATGGTAACAGCACTCAACAGATGGGGAATTGGTTGGGCAGGTACAGGCATAAATTTTGTAATGGTTACCGCGATACTTTCTACAATGTTGGCAGCGATGTTCGGACTTGGAAGAATGATAAGATCTCTAGCGGATGAAAGCCTTGCGCCTAAGTGGTTAATAGACAAGCAAGAGGTGCCAAAACGAGGAATACTTTTTTCGGGATTTTCTATGCTTTTGGGTTTAGGTTTTGGAATGTTGGCCCCTAAGGTTTATATGTTCTTAACAAGTTCAGGAGGTTTTGCACTGCTATTTACCTATGCTGTAATTATGGCTGCACATATTCGTCTGCGCAAAATAAATGGCTGCCCAGACGGCATATGTCAATTGAAAGGCTATCCATATAGTTCATGGATAGTTTTATTAAGCTTAATTGTAATAATATTCAGTATGCCTTTTATTAACGGGCAGGCGTCTGGCCTTTTTGCTGGATTAGCTATGACTTTTGTATATTTTTTGGTATATATAGCCATAAAGGCATTTAGTGCTTTCCCTAAAAACAGACTTTCGATAAATAGCCTATATAAATCAGTTTTTTTAACTGAATTTTCAAAGGAGATATCACCTTCCGACCATAAAAAAGAGACTGATGATGAAGAGTTTAAGGATTAA
- a CDS encoding putative signal transducing protein, producing the protein MDTKKENMSADEKLNLERENADNWVYLTTADNEFEFNVIKGKLTQSGIVCIGKGKDYDLLDSGLLQIVLGPCIPIQIMVPSEMYEEALQIINLKVSDEELEEQAMNSAD; encoded by the coding sequence ATGGATACTAAAAAAGAAAATATGAGCGCAGATGAGAAATTAAACCTTGAACGTGAAAATGCTGATAATTGGGTATATTTAACTACGGCAGATAATGAGTTCGAATTTAATGTCATTAAGGGAAAGCTAACACAAAGTGGAATTGTTTGTATTGGAAAGGGTAAAGATTATGATTTACTTGATAGTGGATTATTACAGATTGTTCTAGGCCCATGTATACCAATTCAAATTATGGTTCCAAGTGAAATGTATGAAGAAGCGCTGCAGATTATAAATTTAAAAGTCAGTGATGAAGAACTTGAAGAACAAGCTATGAATTCGGCTGATTAA
- the pheA gene encoding prephenate dehydratase has translation MEKRIGFLGPQGTFSHEATQTYIESQAKLNGSDVTYALKAFYTIQDVLLGLKKDDIDEAIVPIENSLEGAINVTLDVLAKEEGFYIVDEHIIPINLNLVAKKGTKIEDIKTIISHPQPLGQCRNYLGNTFKNVIQMEEDSTSKAAQKVASADGTYAAVTSSIAAKTYGLDILDSNIQDAKNNFTRFVIISKVLKKKTGRDKTSIVFSTENKPGSLYKILDIFSLWDINMTRIESRPAKNELGQYIFFIDIDGHIEEQDVYDALTMVKRKTSFYRFLGSYPAFGNLYDV, from the coding sequence ATGGAGAAAAGAATAGGTTTTCTAGGTCCGCAAGGGACTTTTTCACATGAGGCTACTCAGACTTATATTGAATCACAAGCAAAGTTAAATGGCTCAGATGTAACATATGCTTTAAAAGCTTTTTATACCATTCAGGATGTACTTCTTGGACTAAAGAAGGATGACATTGATGAGGCAATTGTACCAATAGAAAATTCACTAGAAGGTGCAATTAATGTGACTTTAGATGTCCTTGCTAAGGAAGAAGGCTTTTATATAGTTGACGAACACATAATACCTATAAACCTTAATCTTGTAGCTAAAAAAGGAACAAAAATTGAGGATATAAAGACAATAATTTCACACCCTCAGCCACTCGGGCAGTGCAGGAATTATCTTGGAAATACATTTAAAAATGTAATTCAGATGGAGGAAGACAGTACTTCAAAAGCAGCACAAAAAGTAGCTTCTGCAGATGGTACATATGCGGCTGTTACATCTAGTATTGCAGCTAAGACATACGGCCTTGATATATTGGACAGTAATATTCAAGATGCAAAAAACAATTTTACTAGGTTTGTTATTATATCTAAAGTGTTAAAAAAGAAAACAGGAAGAGACAAAACCTCTATAGTGTTTTCAACTGAAAATAAACCAGGAAGCCTATATAAAATTTTGGACATATTTAGCCTGTGGGATATAAACATGACACGAATCGAATCTAGGCCTGCTAAAAATGAACTTGGACAGTATATTTTCTTTATTGATATAGATGGTCATATTGAGGAACAGGATGTTTATGATGCACTTACTATGGTAAAAAGGAAAACATCATTTTACAGATTTTTAGGCTCTTACCCTGCATTCGGGAATTTATATGATGTCTAA
- a CDS encoding MazG-like family protein — MALFDNQIDITRNIKIIEWLKSELLTDVANLFKALVNGIQEEVSETLADTLANIILICYLLGKRFGINYRTVEKKIENKIRLGLVENHDVEKYYGDLSELSKHLNGTRVRKQGA; from the coding sequence ATGGCTTTGTTTGACAACCAGATTGATATTACAAGGAATATTAAAATCATTGAGTGGCTAAAGAGTGAACTGCTTACTGATGTGGCGAATCTATTTAAGGCATTAGTAAATGGTATTCAAGAAGAAGTGTCAGAAACTTTAGCAGATACTTTGGCTAATATTATTTTAATATGTTATCTTCTTGGGAAAAGATTTGGAATTAATTATAGGACAGTAGAAAAAAAAATTGAGAATAAGATTAGGCTTGGTCTTGTTGAGAACCACGATGTTGAGAAGTACTATGGTGATTTATCTGAGCTTTCAAAGCATCTCAACGGTACGCGTGTAAGAAAACAAGGAGCTTGA
- a CDS encoding DHH family phosphoesterase has translation MDSKKLSRIFIPKAGFYLWVILFLVVIITILNPLMSIPGYVVFVFLVIYNYKSTHIRNREIAKYIETLTFNIDCATKDTLLNFPMPLVLAELDGTAVWYNSSFKGMFDDDKYLQKTIAEIVSDIKPEIAEGDCINISKDVTINNRFYTILGSLVKIDDDNTEHSIIVMLYFIDNTELINERQRYEDNKNTVGLIVIDNYDDLMQSLEDSKRPQMMAEIEKSIAGWLAHTGGILKKFERDKFLCLFAFKYLKELEEKKFEILETVKEINFGNKIPVTLSIGMGINAPTILENMQNANASIDIALGRGGDHVVIKDGDNFRFFGGRTRELEKRTRVKARVIAYALRGLIDQSPSVLIMGHENADIDCLGAALGIYRIVKSRDKRVNIVLNHSNPNIDAVLNKLSKEPEYSNVFVGRNEALDIITKKTLLIVLDTHRPSFTETPELLKMTDQIVVIDHHRRGADYIQDVVLSYHETYASSTCELVTELMQYLEEKIRLTSIETEALYAGIVVDTKNFIFKTGVRTFEAASYLRRQGVDTVSVKQLFQNDLKTYITISNIVKDAEVVYDNIAISICPSNIKNAQLIAAQAADQLLSLSGLIAAFVLSSKEGEIIISGRSLGEINVQMILEKLGGGGHMTVAGAQLENVTIEEAKERLKNAIHEYIESLNKE, from the coding sequence ATGGATAGCAAAAAACTATCACGAATTTTTATACCAAAGGCTGGATTTTATCTTTGGGTAATACTATTTCTTGTTGTGATAATTACAATATTAAATCCATTAATGTCTATTCCGGGATATGTTGTGTTTGTTTTTTTAGTTATTTACAACTACAAATCAACCCATATCAGAAATCGAGAAATAGCGAAATACATAGAAACTCTGACTTTTAATATTGATTGTGCAACGAAGGACACGTTGCTCAATTTTCCTATGCCGTTGGTTTTGGCAGAATTAGACGGAACTGCTGTGTGGTACAATTCTTCCTTCAAGGGTATGTTTGATGATGATAAATATCTTCAAAAAACCATAGCGGAAATAGTTTCTGATATAAAACCTGAGATAGCAGAAGGAGATTGTATAAATATTTCTAAGGATGTTACCATAAATAATCGCTTTTACACTATTTTGGGAAGCTTAGTAAAAATCGATGATGATAATACGGAACATAGTATTATTGTTATGTTATATTTTATTGATAATACAGAATTGATAAATGAAAGACAACGGTATGAGGATAATAAAAACACAGTAGGGTTAATTGTAATAGATAATTATGATGATTTAATGCAGAGTTTAGAAGATTCTAAAAGACCACAAATGATGGCAGAGATAGAAAAAAGTATTGCTGGTTGGTTAGCTCATACTGGAGGTATTCTTAAAAAATTTGAGAGAGATAAGTTTTTGTGTTTATTTGCATTTAAATATTTAAAAGAACTTGAAGAGAAAAAATTTGAAATACTTGAAACTGTGAAGGAAATTAATTTTGGAAACAAAATTCCTGTTACTCTTAGCATAGGGATGGGTATAAATGCTCCAACTATACTTGAAAATATGCAAAATGCAAATGCAAGCATTGACATAGCTTTAGGTAGGGGAGGAGACCATGTTGTAATTAAAGATGGAGATAACTTTAGATTCTTTGGCGGACGTACTAGAGAACTGGAGAAACGTACAAGAGTAAAAGCAAGGGTAATTGCGTATGCTTTAAGAGGATTAATTGACCAGTCACCTTCTGTTTTGATAATGGGTCATGAAAACGCTGATATTGATTGCTTGGGTGCGGCACTGGGTATATATAGAATAGTAAAGAGCAGAGATAAGAGAGTCAATATTGTATTAAATCATTCTAATCCAAATATAGATGCTGTACTAAATAAGCTTAGTAAGGAACCAGAATACAGTAATGTGTTTGTTGGAAGAAATGAAGCTCTTGATATAATAACTAAAAAAACTTTGCTAATAGTTCTTGATACTCATAGACCTAGCTTTACAGAAACACCGGAATTACTCAAGATGACAGACCAAATAGTTGTAATAGATCATCACAGGAGAGGTGCCGATTATATTCAAGACGTTGTTCTGTCTTATCATGAAACTTATGCGTCTTCAACCTGTGAACTTGTTACAGAATTAATGCAGTATTTAGAGGAAAAAATAAGGCTTACAAGCATTGAAACAGAGGCATTATATGCTGGAATAGTTGTGGATACCAAAAACTTTATTTTTAAGACAGGTGTCAGAACCTTTGAGGCGGCTTCATATTTAAGGCGTCAGGGTGTTGATACAGTGTCGGTAAAGCAGCTTTTCCAAAATGACTTGAAAACATACATTACAATTTCGAATATAGTCAAAGATGCAGAAGTAGTGTATGATAATATTGCAATATCTATTTGCCCTTCTAATATAAAGAATGCCCAGCTAATTGCTGCTCAAGCAGCAGATCAGCTATTAAGTCTATCTGGACTTATAGCAGCGTTTGTACTTAGTTCTAAAGAAGGCGAAATTATAATAAGCGGAAGGTCTCTTGGTGAAATAAATGTACAGATGATTTTGGAGAAGCTTGGCGGCGGAGGACATATGACAGTTGCAGGAGCTCAGCTAGAAAATGTAACCATTGAAGAGGCAAAGGAAAGACTCAAGAATGCAATTCATGAGTATATTGAAAGCTTAAATAAAGAATAA
- the rplI gene encoding 50S ribosomal protein L9, producing MKVILKQDVKGLGKKEQMVEASDGYARNFLFPRGLAVEASAANLNIMKTKKEAEAQKKEREIAQAKEMANKIKDITLTLKVKAGDNGKLFGSITSKDIAEAMKTQQKLEIDKKKIVMPDSLKSVGTFEVEVKLYPEISSKFTVKIESL from the coding sequence ATGAAGGTTATATTAAAGCAGGATGTTAAAGGCTTGGGTAAAAAAGAGCAAATGGTTGAAGCCAGCGATGGATATGCTAGAAATTTTCTGTTTCCAAGAGGACTAGCTGTAGAGGCTAGTGCCGCTAATCTAAATATAATGAAAACCAAGAAAGAAGCCGAGGCTCAGAAAAAGGAAAGAGAAATAGCTCAGGCTAAGGAAATGGCAAATAAAATTAAAGATATAACACTCACATTGAAGGTGAAAGCAGGGGATAATGGTAAGCTTTTTGGCTCTATTACAAGTAAGGATATTGCAGAAGCAATGAAGACACAACAAAAGCTTGAAATTGATAAAAAGAAGATAGTTATGCCAGATTCACTTAAGTCAGTTGGAACTTTTGAAGTAGAGGTTAAGCTTTATCCAGAGATAAGTTCTAAATTTACTGTTAAAATAGAAAGTCTATAA
- the dnaB gene encoding replicative DNA helicase, translating into MDIGSLGRVPPQSIEAEQSVLGSMLIDKEVVPVVMEILKPEDFYRPDHREIYTVIIELFDKAQPIDLITVSERLKLHGKLELVGGLEYLSNIATEVPTTANVRHYSKIVEEKALLRKLIKASSDIVDMGFNASEEVSYILDKAEQSVFDILQKRSSQGFVPIKDVLVDTFNNLEEMYNNKGNITGIPTGFVDLDFKTSGLHNSDLILIAARPAMGKTAFALNLAQNAAVYSHVPVAIFSLEMSKNQLVNRILCSEAMVDSNKMKTGKLEDNDWQKVAKALAPLSEAPIYIDDTPGVSITEIRAKCRRLKLEHNLGLIVIDYLQLMQGSGKKGENRQQEISEISRSLKILAKEINVPVICLSQLSRAPETRTDHRPILSDLRESGAIEQDADIVMFLYRDDYYNPETEKKNIAEVIIAKHRNGSTGTVELVWLGQYTKFANLEKFRQ; encoded by the coding sequence ATGGATATAGGTTCTCTAGGCAGAGTTCCCCCTCAGAGTATAGAGGCAGAGCAATCAGTATTAGGGTCAATGCTTATTGATAAAGAAGTAGTTCCTGTAGTAATGGAAATTTTGAAACCAGAGGATTTTTATAGACCTGATCATAGAGAAATTTATACTGTAATTATAGAGTTGTTTGACAAAGCTCAACCCATTGACTTAATTACGGTATCAGAACGTCTAAAACTGCATGGAAAGCTGGAACTGGTAGGTGGACTTGAGTACTTATCAAACATTGCTACAGAGGTACCTACAACGGCAAATGTAAGGCATTATTCAAAGATAGTAGAAGAGAAAGCTCTTCTTAGAAAACTTATTAAGGCTTCTTCTGATATAGTTGATATGGGTTTCAATGCTTCAGAAGAAGTGTCCTACATTCTTGATAAGGCTGAACAAAGTGTATTTGACATTTTACAGAAAAGAAGTTCACAAGGATTTGTACCTATAAAGGATGTACTTGTAGATACTTTTAACAATTTAGAAGAAATGTATAACAATAAGGGCAATATTACTGGGATACCTACAGGATTTGTTGATTTAGACTTTAAGACCTCTGGTCTTCATAATTCTGACTTGATTTTAATAGCAGCTCGTCCTGCGATGGGTAAAACAGCTTTTGCTTTAAATTTAGCGCAAAATGCAGCTGTATATAGTCATGTACCTGTAGCTATATTCAGCCTTGAAATGTCAAAGAATCAACTGGTAAACAGAATACTTTGCAGTGAAGCAATGGTTGATAGTAACAAAATGAAGACTGGAAAGCTTGAGGATAATGATTGGCAAAAAGTAGCTAAGGCTTTAGCTCCGTTATCAGAAGCACCAATTTATATTGATGATACGCCAGGTGTGTCCATTACTGAAATAAGGGCGAAATGCAGACGTCTTAAGCTTGAACATAATTTGGGATTGATCGTTATAGATTACTTGCAGCTTATGCAGGGAAGCGGTAAAAAGGGAGAAAATAGGCAGCAGGAAATATCAGAAATATCACGATCCCTTAAAATATTGGCAAAGGAAATAAATGTTCCTGTTATTTGTTTATCACAGTTAAGCCGTGCACCTGAAACTAGAACTGACCATAGACCTATACTTAGTGACCTTAGAGAATCAGGAGCTATTGAGCAGGATGCTGATATTGTAATGTTTTTATATAGGGATGATTACTACAACCCTGAGACTGAAAAGAAAAATATAGCTGAGGTCATCATTGCAAAGCATAGAAATGGCTCGACAGGAACAGTTGAATTGGTATGGCTTGGGCAATATACTAAGTTTGCAAATTTAGAAAAGTTTAGACAATAA